In Bombus affinis isolate iyBomAffi1 chromosome 11, iyBomAffi1.2, whole genome shotgun sequence, one genomic interval encodes:
- the LOC126922107 gene encoding protein PRRC1-B-like isoform X3: protein MTDDSNGESTFEFVERRTDESSTSGEIVKTGVSTSTGNLLSNVPPPSALPIFISNPGTMLSERPNNLESSSQKKLHEQEPNKSMLNTVIQSKPLQQETHQVITTPIVTPSIQNVQTTVPSENIVQDSGMVGGGLLSWVKETVVNSNVLSKVAEKAKNSVNTMITTLDPQMREFIYSGGDMEIVVASDKDVKISSVRQAFQTVFGKATVTGISVESSAVAAQPVGFAAGVKGAEERINSARNIPTLPKDIPIIAVENFLLEVGEDKWYDLGVILLNDPKRNVNLQTFTQMTPVPSQIVTMAQEATPEDYPLKWSGLSVTVGSLMANSLQVSHNEWHHALTGISRRDIILLAAQSLAGIYKNTINPI from the exons ATGACTGACGATTCCAATGGAGAATCCACATTCGAATTTGTCGAAAGAAGAACAGATGAATCGTCTACATCTGGAGAAATCGTAAAAACAG GTGTATCAACATCTACAGGAAATTTGTTATCAAATGTACCACCACCTAGTGCATTgcctatttttatttcaaaccCTGGAACAATGTTATCAGAAAGGCCTAATAATTTAGAATCATCTTCACAAAAGAAACTTCATGAACAGGAACCTAATAAATCAATGTTAAATACTGTTATTCAATCTAAACCATTACAGCAAGAAACACATCAAGTAATTACAACTCCTATTGTTACTCCGtccatacaaaatgtacaaactaCAGTGCCATCAGAAAATATAGTCCAAGATTCAGGAATGGTTGGAGGTGGTCTACTGTCATGggttaaagaaacagtagtaaATAGTAATGTATTAAGCAAAGTTGCAGAAAAAGCAAAGAACAGTGTTAATACTATGATCACAACATTAGATCCTCAGATGCGTGAGTTCATTT ATTCTGGTGGTGATATGGAGATTGTAGTTGCATCAGACAAAGATGTTAAAATAAGTTCTGTTCGTCAGGCTTTCCAAACAGTTTTTGGGAAGGCAACAGTAAC TGGTATATCAGTGGAAAGTTCAGCTGTGGCTGCTCAACCAGTTGGTTTTGCTGCGGGTGTGAAAGGAGCAGAAGAAAGAATTAATTCTGCTCGAAATATTCCGACTCTTCCAAAAGATATACCTATAATTGCAGTAGAAAATTTTCTGTTAGAAGTTGGTGAAGATAAATGGTATGATTTAGGGGTGATACTTCTTAATGATCCGAAACGTAATGTGAATTTGCAAACGTTCACTCAAATGACTCCAGTGCCAAGTCAAATAGTAACAATGGCACAAGAAGCCACACCTGAAGATTATCCTCTTAAATGGTCTGGATTATCAGTTACTGTTGGTAGTTTAATGGCAAACAGTTTACAG GTTTCTCACAATGAATGGCATCATGCACTTACAGGGATTTCCAGAAGAGACATTATACTTTTAGCAGCTCAATCACTAGCTGGCATCTACAAAAACACAATTAATCCCatctaa
- the LOC126922107 gene encoding protein PRRC1-like isoform X2, protein MTDDSNGESTFEFVERRTDESSTSGEIVKTDSFSSLSSSTSLLMPLGVSTSTGNLLSNVPPPSALPIFISNPGTMLSERPNNLESSSQKKLHEQEPNKSMLNTVIQSKPLQQETHQVITTPIVTPSIQNVQTTVPSENIVQDSGMVGGGLLSWVKETVVNSNVLSKVAEKAKNSVNTMITTLDPQMHSGGDMEIVVASDKDVKISSVRQAFQTVFGKATVTGISVESSAVAAQPVGFAAGVKGAEERINSARNIPTLPKDIPIIAVENFLLEVGEDKWYDLGVILLNDPKRNVNLQTFTQMTPVPSQIVTMAQEATPEDYPLKWSGLSVTVGSLMANSLQVSHNEWHHALTGISRRDIILLAAQSLAGIYKNTINPI, encoded by the exons ATGACTGACGATTCCAATGGAGAATCCACATTCGAATTTGTCGAAAGAAGAACAGATGAATCGTCTACATCTGGAGAAATCGTAAAAACAG ATTCTTTTAGCAGTTTGTCTTCATCAACATCTTTATTAATGCCATTAGGTGTATCAACATCTACAGGAAATTTGTTATCAAATGTACCACCACCTAGTGCATTgcctatttttatttcaaaccCTGGAACAATGTTATCAGAAAGGCCTAATAATTTAGAATCATCTTCACAAAAGAAACTTCATGAACAGGAACCTAATAAATCAATGTTAAATACTGTTATTCAATCTAAACCATTACAGCAAGAAACACATCAAGTAATTACAACTCCTATTGTTACTCCGtccatacaaaatgtacaaactaCAGTGCCATCAGAAAATATAGTCCAAGATTCAGGAATGGTTGGAGGTGGTCTACTGTCATGggttaaagaaacagtagtaaATAGTAATGTATTAAGCAAAGTTGCAGAAAAAGCAAAGAACAGTGTTAATACTATGATCACAACATTAGATCCTCAGATGC ATTCTGGTGGTGATATGGAGATTGTAGTTGCATCAGACAAAGATGTTAAAATAAGTTCTGTTCGTCAGGCTTTCCAAACAGTTTTTGGGAAGGCAACAGTAAC TGGTATATCAGTGGAAAGTTCAGCTGTGGCTGCTCAACCAGTTGGTTTTGCTGCGGGTGTGAAAGGAGCAGAAGAAAGAATTAATTCTGCTCGAAATATTCCGACTCTTCCAAAAGATATACCTATAATTGCAGTAGAAAATTTTCTGTTAGAAGTTGGTGAAGATAAATGGTATGATTTAGGGGTGATACTTCTTAATGATCCGAAACGTAATGTGAATTTGCAAACGTTCACTCAAATGACTCCAGTGCCAAGTCAAATAGTAACAATGGCACAAGAAGCCACACCTGAAGATTATCCTCTTAAATGGTCTGGATTATCAGTTACTGTTGGTAGTTTAATGGCAAACAGTTTACAG GTTTCTCACAATGAATGGCATCATGCACTTACAGGGATTTCCAGAAGAGACATTATACTTTTAGCAGCTCAATCACTAGCTGGCATCTACAAAAACACAATTAATCCCatctaa
- the LOC126922107 gene encoding protein PRRC1-like isoform X1: MTDDSNGESTFEFVERRTDESSTSGEIVKTDSFSSLSSSTSLLMPLGVSTSTGNLLSNVPPPSALPIFISNPGTMLSERPNNLESSSQKKLHEQEPNKSMLNTVIQSKPLQQETHQVITTPIVTPSIQNVQTTVPSENIVQDSGMVGGGLLSWVKETVVNSNVLSKVAEKAKNSVNTMITTLDPQMREFIYSGGDMEIVVASDKDVKISSVRQAFQTVFGKATVTGISVESSAVAAQPVGFAAGVKGAEERINSARNIPTLPKDIPIIAVENFLLEVGEDKWYDLGVILLNDPKRNVNLQTFTQMTPVPSQIVTMAQEATPEDYPLKWSGLSVTVGSLMANSLQVSHNEWHHALTGISRRDIILLAAQSLAGIYKNTINPI; this comes from the exons ATGACTGACGATTCCAATGGAGAATCCACATTCGAATTTGTCGAAAGAAGAACAGATGAATCGTCTACATCTGGAGAAATCGTAAAAACAG ATTCTTTTAGCAGTTTGTCTTCATCAACATCTTTATTAATGCCATTAGGTGTATCAACATCTACAGGAAATTTGTTATCAAATGTACCACCACCTAGTGCATTgcctatttttatttcaaaccCTGGAACAATGTTATCAGAAAGGCCTAATAATTTAGAATCATCTTCACAAAAGAAACTTCATGAACAGGAACCTAATAAATCAATGTTAAATACTGTTATTCAATCTAAACCATTACAGCAAGAAACACATCAAGTAATTACAACTCCTATTGTTACTCCGtccatacaaaatgtacaaactaCAGTGCCATCAGAAAATATAGTCCAAGATTCAGGAATGGTTGGAGGTGGTCTACTGTCATGggttaaagaaacagtagtaaATAGTAATGTATTAAGCAAAGTTGCAGAAAAAGCAAAGAACAGTGTTAATACTATGATCACAACATTAGATCCTCAGATGCGTGAGTTCATTT ATTCTGGTGGTGATATGGAGATTGTAGTTGCATCAGACAAAGATGTTAAAATAAGTTCTGTTCGTCAGGCTTTCCAAACAGTTTTTGGGAAGGCAACAGTAAC TGGTATATCAGTGGAAAGTTCAGCTGTGGCTGCTCAACCAGTTGGTTTTGCTGCGGGTGTGAAAGGAGCAGAAGAAAGAATTAATTCTGCTCGAAATATTCCGACTCTTCCAAAAGATATACCTATAATTGCAGTAGAAAATTTTCTGTTAGAAGTTGGTGAAGATAAATGGTATGATTTAGGGGTGATACTTCTTAATGATCCGAAACGTAATGTGAATTTGCAAACGTTCACTCAAATGACTCCAGTGCCAAGTCAAATAGTAACAATGGCACAAGAAGCCACACCTGAAGATTATCCTCTTAAATGGTCTGGATTATCAGTTACTGTTGGTAGTTTAATGGCAAACAGTTTACAG GTTTCTCACAATGAATGGCATCATGCACTTACAGGGATTTCCAGAAGAGACATTATACTTTTAGCAGCTCAATCACTAGCTGGCATCTACAAAAACACAATTAATCCCatctaa
- the LOC126922122 gene encoding dolichyl-diphosphooligosaccharide--protein glycosyltransferase subunit 4, with protein sequence MITDVQLAVFCNILGATLFCLVFLFHYVYANYSK encoded by the coding sequence ATGATCACAGATGTACAGTTGGCTGTATTCTGCAACATTCTTGGAGCAACATTATTTTGCTTAGTATTTCTCTTTCACTACGTATATGCTAATTATTCGAAGTAA